One segment of Trachemys scripta elegans isolate TJP31775 chromosome 1, CAS_Tse_1.0, whole genome shotgun sequence DNA contains the following:
- the CD80 gene encoding T-lymphocyte activation antigen CD80, translating to MVCVARAELMWSGPALKNWFWQGLFVLHVTSLVFAKENPVKAKVGNIIHLPCCLELSSPESLSNYRVYWQTEKEEVVMAYSAGKPLRNDPKYENRTKMDLQNLTMSIFPVKLSDTDTYKCIVQVIEKGPSKLCDRTVDLVVEADFSKPVISADVPKDACGTTEVMVNCSSHGGFPAPRVSGILNNMSVDWQTNLSDSKESLYNVTAKLKLNLTEDIFLTCTIEYDDFEVSSNYTLKKLKECPSSPTPPPQGVIIASSLVLICIFLVAIALLLKYFRCHGCEQLQCSHYPVPQDPAVGTEMKDGVRGVIDLSEVTSEAASF from the exons TCTTTGCAAAGGAAAACCCGGTCAAAGCCAAAGTGGGAAACATCATCCACCTGCCCTGCTGCCTTGAACTatccagcccagagtccctgtCTAACTACCGCGTTTACtggcaaacagaaaaagaagaagTAGTGATGGCTTACTCAGCAGGGAAGCCGCTCAGGAACGATCCAAAGTATGAGAACCGGACCAAAATGGACCTACAGAACCTCACAATGTCAATTTTCCCAGTGAAACTATCAGACACTGACACATATAAATGCATAGTTCAAGTGATAGAGAAGGGACCTTCCAAGCTCTGTGACAGGACTGTGGATTTGGTGGTTGAAG CTGACTTCAGCAAGCCGGTCATATCAGCAGATGTACCTAAAGATGCTTGTGGCACAACTGAGGTGATGGTGAACTGTTCTTCTCATGGTGGCTTTCCAGCACCCAGAGTCTCCGGGATCCTCAATAATATGTCTGTGGACTGGCAAACCAATTTATCTGACTCAAAAGAGAGCCTCTATAATGTCACCGCCAAATTGAAGCTCAATCTGACTGAAGACATTTTCCTCACGTGTACCATTGAGTATGATGACTTCGAAGTGTCCTCTAACTACACTCTGA AAAAACTAAAGGAATGTCCTTCTTCTCCAACACCTCCGCCCCAGGGGGTCATTATTGCCTCGAGTTTGGTTCTCATCTGCATCTTCCTTGTGGCCATTgccttgcttttaaaatatttccggTGTCATG GCTGCGAACAACTGCAGTGCTCTCACTACCCTGTCCCTCAAGATCCAGCAGTGGGAACTGAAATGAAAGACGGTGTAAGAGGTGTCATTGACCTCTCTGAAGTAACATCAGAAGCAGCATCTTTCTGA
- the TIMMDC1 gene encoding complex I assembly factor TIMMDC1, mitochondrial, translated as MGVPGSGPELGSAPRHIGTAQPPDTGWERLRELWHRDELQQYPEETLNIIKATFSGAVIGWVYGGLPGFQHAKTQYIERSQAEIFQNRLDAVQSAHRAAIRGFIRYGWRWSWRIATFVAIFNTVSTGLSVYRNKTTFSHFAAAGAFTGGLFRMHLGLSRMAAGSVFGAAFGIPAGGLLMAVQKLAGETIQEKRTRERRLLHEQRFAEWKARLNVTEADLEEIVSNTPEGTMEREMEKIQELLNLPKNPLPSEDRN; from the exons ATGGGGGTCCCCGGGAGCGGCCCGGAGCTGGGCTCGGCGCCCCGGCACATCGGCACCGCGCAGCCCCCGGACACGGGCTGGGAGCGGCTGCGGGAGCTCTGGCACCGCGA TGAACTACAGCAGTACCCAGAAGAAACTCTCAACATTATCAAAGCTACGTTTTCAGGGGCTGTCATTGGCTGGGTGTATGGAGGTTTGCCAGGTTTTCAGCACGCGAAGACACAATATATTGAGCGGAGCCAAGCGGAGATTTTTCAGAACCGTCTGGATGCTGTG CAATCTGCACATCGTGCTGCAATCCGGGGATTCATCCGTTACGGCTGGCGCTGGAGCTGGAGAATTGCTACTTTTGTGGCAATATTCAA CACAGTGAGCACTGGTCTGTCCGTGTACCGCAATAAAACCACCTTCAGTCACTTTGCTGCCGCAGGAG CCTTTACAGGAGGCCTGTTCAGAATGCATTTGGGCCTGAGCAGAATGGCAGCTGGCAGTGTCTTTGGAGCAGCATTCGG CATCCCTGCAGGAGGGCTGTTGATGGCAGTGCAGAAGCTCGCTGGTGAGACCATACAGGAGAAAAGAACACGTGAGAGAAGATTGCTGCATGAACAGAGGTTTGCAGAGTG GAAAGCTAGGCTTAATGTTACTGAGGCTGACTTGGAAGAAATTGTCAGTAACACTCCAGAAGGAACcatggagagagagatggagaagatCCAAGAGTTGTTAAATCTTCCCAAGAACCCTCTGCCATCGGAAGATAGGAACTAG